Proteins found in one Canis aureus isolate CA01 chromosome 19, VMU_Caureus_v.1.0, whole genome shotgun sequence genomic segment:
- the CRIPTO gene encoding protein Cripto: MTISKAFELELVAGLGHRELSRREPPLRDGSVWSREEPAFHHRASHFVPSIGIQDSKELNKTCCLNGGTCMLGSFCACPPSFYGRNCEHDSRKENCESVPHDTWLPKRCSMCKCWRGRLHCFRQTFLPGCDGHVMDEHFLVSRTPELTLSSGTTFLLAGICLALQSYC; the protein is encoded by the exons ATGACCATTTCCAAAGCGTTTGAACTGGAATTAGTTGCTG GGTTGGGCCACCGTGAACTTTCGAGGAGAGAGCCGCCCTTAAGAGATGGCAGTGTCTGGTCCCGGGAGGAGCCTGCATTTCATCACCGGGCTTCCCACTTTGTGCCCTCCATAGGGATCCAGGACA GTAAGGAGTTAAACAAAACTTGCTGTCTGAATGGGGGAACCTGCATGCTGGGATCCTTCTGTGCCTGCCCCCCCTCCTTCTATGGTCGCAACTGTGAGCACGATTCTCGAAAAGA GAACTGTGAGTCTGTGCCCCATGACACCTGGCTGCCTAAGAGATGTTCCATGTGTAAATGCTGGCGCGGCCGGCTGCACTGCTTTCGGCAGACATTTCTACCAGGGTGTG ATGGCCACGTGATGGATGAGCACTTCCTGGTTTCCAGGACTCCAGAATTAACACTGTCTTCGGGCACCACTTTTTTGCTAGCTGGCATCTGCCTTGCTCTACAAAGTTACTGTTAG